Part of the Drosophila pseudoobscura strain MV-25-SWS-2005 chromosome 2, UCI_Dpse_MV25, whole genome shotgun sequence genome, ACCGGCTCATCCTGCTCATCAATACTGAAGTCTGAATCAACCACATCGTCCTCTTCGTCTTTTTGTCTTAAATATGGATTTGAGATGATACTATGGTCGGATTTATGCCAAGGGCGGGAGACTTACTCATATTCCTTGTCCTCTCCTTCCTCCTGGAATCCACCGTAAGTGGTTTTGTAGAAAtcatcctcctcttcctcgtccaGAAGTGTGGCTATGCGGTTTCCAGCATTGTTGCGCCTGGCTCTCGAGGCagccatttttatattttacgAGATAACTTAACTTTTGAGACCTATGTGAAGCTAGAAATTGCCAAGTCAAAGAATAGAATATTGTTGTTATAGTTGTTGTCTCGTCGATGAAGTCGtgttttgtaaataaaaacgagcttagcccacttaagccccctttatttaaTGAGGTGAACACCTTGAGGGAAACGGCGAAAAATGGTACTGGTTGTAAATTCTTCGTGCAGATCCATTCCACCCTACCCTCcttttttcaattacaaaaaCTATGACTACGATATTTTACAACTGATCTGCGCTAAAtctattaaatattcattattttcggtggaatattaaaatacccccttggtctacaatgggttaatcagtctccgtcaaggattggaaactatattcctcgtttttgatattcgatttgatattactagctagatagaaccctCTGCCCTGAATACATAACTTTATTCGAATTAAGAATTAATTTTCTATATGACTAGCTAATTTTAAGTCCTCATACTACGCTGAATTCATCGGTTCTTagcttaatttaattatggaatttttatttcacagaaaacaaacataaacaaagaaaatatcGAGTGAGATGGGCATGGTCATACTATTAAACATCGTATCGACGATAGAATGCCTAGAATGGCCTGTGTAGAGCACCAAAAAGTCGCTTATACTCGAAAATGACGATCTGCCGCTGCGCTGCCTCGAGATCTCCTACAAAAATAGGTGGATAGATTTCTCTCGCATTTTCTCGTATTTACTTTCCCCATAGTTGGTCTGACTGGCTTGACCTGAAGTGTAAAGGCATGCGTGGTTTTAATTACTTAATTAAATTATCTAGaatatttcttttaaaaaGGGCAACTATTAAATCTTTTATCGTCAAATGCGACTCTCTTGTAGAACATTTCTCggagcaagagcagagcagcaaaaaGTTGTCTATGCCCGAACCTTTATGCTGCTGCCGGCCGCTGCTTGGTCGTTGGACCTGTTGTTGGATCAAATCTGATTGCACTTTGGACTTTCTCTGGCTTTTCGACGCGAAACGGTGACAGTGTATTTACTTTTCAAAGCAAACGGTTTAAAAATTAGCACACACCCAACATGATCAACTCGGGAAAGCTAGCAGGGCGCACCCTCTTCATTACGGGAGCCTCTAGAGGAATCGGCAAGGAAATTGCCTTGAAGGCGGCTCGTGATGGTGCTAACATTGTGGTGGCGGCCAAGACAGCCGAGCCACATCCAAAGCTGCCCGGCACCATTTACTCAGCGGCCGAGGAAATCGAGAAAGCCGGCGGACGGGCCCACCCCTGCATTGTCGATGTTCGCGATGAGGTCCAGGTTCGGACCGCCATTCAGGAGGCAGTGGCCAAATTCGGGGGCATCGACATTGTCGTCAAcaatgtgtgtatatatgaTACTACTATCTCTTAAATCAGAGGGCATATCACCacgatttttaataatttttcaggCTAGTGCGATCTCCCTGACCAACACACCCAACACAGATATGAAGCGCTACGACCTTATGCACAACATTAACACCAGGGGAACCTTCTTGGTGTCCAAGGAGTGCCTGCCGTACTTGAAGAAGAGCAACCACGCCCACATACTCAACATCTCACCACCGCTGAGCATGCTGCCAAAGTGGTTTGGTCCACATGTGGCCTATACGATGGCCAAGTACGGCATGTCCATGTGTGTTTTGGGAATGGCGGAGGAGTTTAAAAACGATGGCATTGCCGTCAACGCGCTCTGGCCCCGCACTGCTATTCTGACTGCTGCCATTGAAATGCTTACTGGTTCTGAATCGGCCCAGTGGTCGCGCAAGCCCGAGATCATGGCTGATGCCGCCTATGCCATTCTGTCGAGAGAGCCCAAGCAATTTACTGGTCAATTCTTTGTCGATGATGAAGTTCTTGAAGCAGCCGGGATCAAAGATCTCAAGCCCTACGCCTGCGTGCCCGAGAACGCTGACAACCTAATGGTTGACTTCTTTGTGGAGGCCAAGGGAGCGACAACTGAAACATTAGCTGCTACAGCTGGTGCATCCACTCCCACTGCAGGCAGTGATAGCGGCAAAATACCTCAACTGTTCCAGAAGATTGAATCTCTTCTATCTACCGAGATTGTCTCCAAGACGCAGGCCGTCTTCCAGTTCAACATTAGCGGCGCTGAGCAGGGAACCTGGTACTTGGACTTGAAAAATGGTTCAGGCTCCTGCGGCTCCGGCACACCACCAGCCACTCCCGACGCAACGCTCACGATGAACTCGACGAACTTTTTCGACATGTTTTCGGGAAAATTAAAGGCAGCACCAGCCTACATGACTGGCAAGCTTAAGATTAGCGGAGATTTCCAGAAGGCCCTCAAGCTGGAGAAGCTCATGAAGGCGCTCAAGTCAAAGTTGTAGGAGTTGCCCAATTGCATTTCATATTCCTTAACTATATATTCACATTTATAGCTGACAAGTGCATGTTTTCAATAAAGTCTGAACCCTATTACCTATGGTCGAGAGACCCGTTTAGTATTTTGAATTGCACACGTCTGGAACCGTTGTTGAATTCAACAGTTGTCTTATCTTAATACGTACAAACAAATTATTGCTCAAACTAGAAAAACATTTTTGCTGTTGATATACTTCAATTAAACTCTATTTATcttttaacaaacaaaaagaaacgcaacgcaaacgaaaattgaaatggaatttgGTCCAGATGCAATGTCTTGGTTTTGGATAGACTTTGTTTACACATATGGTTCAAATCTATTCTCAATCGATATACCCGTGAAAAAGCGATAGCGTGCCGGGTCTGACCAGTGCTGCCGATTTTGCTTTTTCCCGTCAGATCTGTCGTTTTTTGAAGGCCAACTGCGGCTTATCCCGAAAAACTAAATGAGTTAATGGAAATACATGTTAAAAATATTAAGTATCAGTTTAATAAAAACTTGTTAAATCCGTTAATTAAGCGATTTTTCTGAAacttttcagcttttttttAAGTCACAAACATTATTTTTCCTGTTGAAAAGTTGGCAGCACTGGTGCTGATAGATATTTGCAAATCTATTTTCTTGCAAACATATTGTTTCTATTTTGTTCCTATCCACCCTGCATACAGTTTATAGCTGTAGGCTCTCTTTATCGTGAAGGTGGAATACTGAGCATTAGTTTCGATATGGCGAGTTGTTCCTATAAGGTACGTCTATATGCAATTGACAGAGCGCCAACGTGTTGATTAATCATGGCAAACAAAACAGGAAAAGGTCGTGAGACTGGTCAAGTGCTTCTGCGGATGCAGTGACATGACCGTCGAGGAAGTGCACCGCATCTACACGCTGACAAACAGTGTCCACGAAACACTACTAGATGCCGAGGCCACAAAGCTGCTGCGCCGTTTCATGGAGCTGAGACGGTCCGGCGACAAAAACGAGGCTGAACAATATTTGGAAATCTACGAAAAGTGTGCGGAATTTCTGCAGGAGGAACAACGTACTTTTACCCAGGATGAAGTGGACGAACTCTGTGATTTGGGGCTTCCCTATGACTTGGAGCAGGATCTGTCCAAACGCATGCTCAGTGGTCAACGTACGGACATAAGTCTCGGTCTTTATCGCATCCAGGGCAAATGCCGCAACGAGATTGAGGCCAGCAGCGACTTTCGAGATTTCCGAGACGCCATACGGGACAAGATGCGGCGAGTTCCGAAATGATATATTTGGGAAATCCACAAGCTACAATTGGTGCTTCTTGTGTTCATATTACTACGTACATACCAAAGTCAAAATGGTACCTTTTAGAACCGCACTAAACCTCGTCGTCTATTTAGTTAGCAGTGCCTTGATGCCCTCCACAATCTCCACATCACACTTATCTTAACTCACCCCCCTTAACCACCCGTGTCTTCGTGCAACGGACCGAAACGCGTCCCACAACTTCAGCGACAAGCAATGCAATTGTGACTTGCATAAGTGCTAGATAATAAAATGCCTCATAAAAATTCGCATCACAAATAGAACAACGAACAAAGTTATCTGTTGacttacgagtatatgtattttttatttagtttagtTCTTTATATATTCTTGTTGAGCACTATTGCTACAAAACTATGTATATTTCTAGTTCTGAAATAAACGACTTAATACTAAAGTGCTCTTAGAGTACCCCTCTTAGGTTTTCTTCCATGAGTAATACATTTCCATAGGCTTGTTCACCTGCAATTCGAGACAAAGAAGGATACAGATTAGCAAAAGATTCGATTATGATATATATGCTGCTTGATTGGCTACTTACCTTCCAGAACTTATCGTTGACCTGATGCAACGTCTGGTTGCCATTCAGAATGACCAACTGCTGTGGCTGGGGAGCGACATAGATGCAAAAGTTGAGCAGGCGGCATGCTTCCGGCAGATCGGCGCCCAAGTCAAGGGTCAGGCGCATGGCCAGATACTTGCTGAGATGATCCACAGTTGCATTGGCTGTGGTCTTGATGTAACGCACGCAGTTCTCCTTGAGCGCCCTAATCAATTGGTTATCGGCAGACATCTCTGTGGGATGCGGCTTGAAGACCAGTTCGATTTCATCATTGATGCCCAGTTCACCGTTGCCCTCGCCCTCCGTGTCGATGGAGTCACCCTCTGTGCGACAATCCATCTGAGAGTCTGACTCAGACTCTTCGGACCGCTCCGAGGTCAGCACGGACATAGCACGCTTGGGCTTGGAACTGCTTGAATTGGATGGAACTGGCGAAGGTGTGCTCCGCACTGAGGGAGGATTCGAGGCATCATCCACCTGCATACGGTTCGCGGATGTGCTGGCGCCCGTAGTGGCCGATGAGGTGGCAGGCGCCACATTCGAGGTGCTGGTATTCGCCGAAGTTGCTGAAGTTCCAGAGTGCCCGGGATCCCGATTTTCGCGGTCGATGCTGTtcgtgttgctgttgctgtcatTGGACGCTGTATCGTGGACATTTAATTGATTAGAGGCATTGCGACCCACGCCAGAACCAACAGCGCTACCCCCAACCCCGCctgccccaccaccaccaccaccactatTACCATtgccaccgcctcctcctccggctcCGCCGCTGCCCTTGGTGCGGAAGCGCTGTGGTCGATTTTGAGACTGTAGCTTGATGCCCTCGTTGATCGAGTTGACCAAGGCCTGCTGGGACTGCGTTTGATTGAACTTCGCCATCACCTTCTCCTGAATGGCCTCGTACTCCTCACGACTGGGATAGATCTTCGAGATGAGCAAATCAAAGTTGGGGTCGGCGCGCAGGGAGCGCTTGGAAACGAGTTTCTTCCGGCATGTTGGGCACTCCTTGTTTCCGGACCGCAGTGCGGTCACAATGCAGTCCGAGCAGAAGCGATGCAAGCACTCCTTAGTAGTCATTGTCTTCTTCAGCATATCCAAGCAAATGGGACACATTAGCTCGCTGTGGAGACTCCGGGGGGAAACTGCTATCTCCGTGCTATCTGTGATTATCTCCTGCGGCTTGCGCTGCAGCTCGTAAAGGGATAATTCCCATGTCTTGTTTGGCGCCGGATCCAACGACGTCATTTTTACACCAATTCTGAGgctttttaataatttattttattcttttctAGAAATTTTCGCTCAATTGTTAAAACTTGATGTTATCGAAGCTATCGAAATTTAGCTCACTAaagccccctttatttaaacaggatATCAACTTTGAATTAAGTgtggaaaataataaaaagaataataataagaaaatGTTCTCTTGAAGGTCTTATACTTTATTTTTACTTAAAAAAAGACCACGATATCTACCAAAACTGTGCTAATGGGTTGCTAATGCTAATGgctacaatgggttaatcggtCTCTGTCTATTATCGGAAATCATATAAAGTTTTAACACTTACGtgccaccaacaaaaaatggcATATTGCACTTTTTGCCGAAATCATTTTCCGGGAGTGAAATTTATTCATGTTCCGAAATGTGCAGTGAAGCGGAAGGATGTGGTCATTGAACTTGTGAAAAATGAGGAAATGGTTGAGGCCAACAACCttaacaaaaaatatcatGCAAAGCCAGAAGCAACGTTTGCTTgctattttaaaattattacaaataaaacaataaaaaaaacttcaCCTCTTCGTATTATATTAGGAAATTTTAAGCCCAACGGGCCCGATAAGGGTTAATCGACATAAACATATGCCAACATatctcactcacacacactatACTATGTGCCTTTCACTCGCACTTATTGCTTGCATACGTTAAGAGACTGACTTTTGCCGTGTATTAACGTAACCAATTCCTGCTGCATTCCATATTAAtcaatataattaaaattttaaaaaaccTAATTCAAGCTTAAATTAGTTAAATCTGGTTGGAGCCTGGCATTTGCAATTCTTGACAAATTTAATGTCGAAATTATGACTTATCCTTTTTGAATCGCTTTCAAAATTGCTTGACTGCTCGCTTCTTCCAGCTGACGGTTGGGTTTGTCCGTTCTCATCTTCCTGATCGTTACAAGtggttttctttattcttctcCACCCGTGAGACATGGCTAATGGCTCTGCTCCTGGGTTCTGTTAAAATTAAATGCGTTCACAGCATCGTCTAGACAGGGCGGGCAAATAACAAATCCCCTTGACGCACCACGTACCCGGTACTTTCCGCAATCATTGCAgcaacataaattaaaatttcagcAGCTCTGTTTGGAAGTTGGTTGGGAGTATCACTCGCTTTGTTTCCTGGTGCTCATTTTTTAATCTCTCCATTTTGTATTGTGTAATTTTAGTCTCCAACGATTTAAAATTCGAATTACGATTTGAAATATGTCTAGGCGCGAACTACTTTTTATTGCCATTCATTGCTTTTTAGGGTTGCCTTTGAAAACCATCGGCTAACTATCGCATAGAAACGTGCGGTTTAGGAACATCCCAGatggatgatgatgaaaagaaaagagttttaaaatatattttatatttttctagaCTGGCTCATATATAAAAAAACGAATTTTTGTGGGATATATCATTAACGGAactttttttatgaatttggAGCCACAACTATTTGCTGCAGAATTTTCGAATTAAAGCTATATGTATTGCTtcaaaattttttaaaaataatgcaaaaaaaatcaaaaagcTAAAATGATTTGATCTTTAAAAATGCTGACATCCTCATTCTTTAGCGGGCCCCAAAATATTATTCCATATTTCGAGGATTTATAGATTGTTTGCGGTTGTTCTCCTTTGAATTGGgattttgaaatgttttcacAACACGAGAGTTGCTACTGTATGGTATTAATCTGCCAAATCCTTTTCGGTTGACAATCCGTCAACACCTCAATTTCCACGAGTTTTCTTGCGGCTGTCAATCACTGGAGGAGCAACTGCaggaggagacggagacacTTACCAGAACCCGCCAAATATGGCTTAAATGCAGAATTGCCGTTACCTAAATTGCAGTCGCCCGTCGCCAGGAATTCAGCAGTTGTTGGTGTCTTAGTGGCAGTGCTGTGTGTGGGGCCGAGAATGCATCAAGTTGGGTTGACTGTTAATTGAATTAGAGGctcgccgctgccgccgccgccgccgctgccacgcGAAATTGACAACTGCATGGCTCTTTAAGTCTGCATGCGACGACAATGACCCTCGAGTGGTAGCCGGGAGCAGCATTCCATTAGTTTTTGAATCGCGTGCTCTAGACCTCAAACCCCGAGACGATTTTTCCCAAGCCAAGGGTTTTTCCTGGCTTTGCATGGCGATGCCAGTTCGTCACTCAAGCGCGATTACCGCCGCGTCCCACTCACCTGTCTGTCACATTGGTTGCGCATGCGCGGTGCCCAGCGGGTGACGTGGCACTTAACTAACAGAGACCTTAGGAAAAGGCCGCCGCCAACCGGGACAGCGGTGAAAATACTGGACGGACATGGACGGCATGGCTAAAAACGAAATGGTATATTTGTCATATCACACGGGGTGtgtgctgctgcaggagcaagagcaggcgTTGCCACTTTCAAATTCCTCATTAGATCGGCTAATTATCGTGTGCCCCATGGAGGTGTGCCCCGATTTTCGCTCCCCACCAAATTGCTGCCTCATGGCAGCAGCCCCATAATTGCAGCCTCCATGGGGTCTGCCTGGTCTGCCTGCCTGGGCAATTTTCAACTTATCGAGGTTATCCTCCGCTGCACAGCGATCACTTGACCAGAAACAGCACCAGTTGAACTTCTGCTCCCACACGACGCTTGCGGATCATAGATGTGGCCCATGGCTGTTGCCGTTTCCAGAGATGCTGCCGCTGTCCTCAATTCTATTCGGTTGGGGTACGTGCAGGTTCACGACCCACATAGCCCCTCCTCTGTGGCTCTCTCCTTTCAAGCTTTCTTGAATGATTTCAGCATTTTCCAGGCATTTGCCGGCATCTATTGACATTAATCATTGGCAGACTCTTGTAAAAATTTGCAAGTACAAGTCAGGTACTTCTGGGAAATGATTGGCTTTCGGCATGCTTTTTTATGGCAGCTTTATGAACAGTCGTCGACTAACATAAAGGAATTCTCTCTTTTCGATTTGTTCCCCCCCATGTTTGCTGGTGGGGCATCCCAGGGAATGAATGCAGGAATGGATACTGGGTACTGGGACTGCTCGTTCTTGTGTGGGTCCCAACTCAATCATTTGGCGCTAGACCGGAAGGAAGCAGACGCCATTtagctgttgtttttgttgcacttttgttGTCTGCGCCATTTTTGTTGGGTGTCTCTTTTTGTACAAGTCTGCGCATTGTCAGCCATTGTCCCAGGAGTTCAAGTGAAAGTTTTCCAAGGCAACGCTTTATAGAACGAACGAACGTAAAGCGTAACTCTAACGTTGCCTAATTGGGCATAACGACCTGAACATGAAGGGGGGCGTGGACTTTGGATGTGGGCCTGGAACTGGGATTCAAGCACTTAAAGCAGTAAGCAGGCCAGATTGCagcgccagccccagccctgCTCCAAATTGCGGTATGAGTAGATCGCAACATGCCACTTAGCCTCCAACTCAAAATCGTAGGCCAAAATCAATGAAACTGAACGGATTGCAATGGCAATGGGCAATGGGGACCTGGTTTTTGGGGTTAGAGAACAGCACACATTCCAGGCAATAGAGCAGACAGTTAGAAtgtcacccacacacacaatcagaggtagagtcagagtcagactCAGATACAggcacacatactcgtacatcaCCTGCAATTGCAATCTGTTAACTTgtccaacaacagcagaaacttccactgccactgccactgccactcatAGCCAACAATTGACAATAACAAGCAGGCGGCGTCCGCCCAATTTTcaacccaaaccaaaccgTTGGCCGACTCTttgtgctcctgctgctgaagTGCCTCTCTGGCCACCGCACAACAACATtgaaagcaacagcaacattggCGATAACAAGAGCGAAAGGACAGTTTGTGGGGTCGAAACAAAAGATACCCTTGAAGGTATAGAATTCATAGAACTACAagaatattaaacaaaaatttggCTTTAAAATTGGATCTTCTTTTGCCGAAACTTTAGAAACTCCTTTCAGTCACAACGTTCTATGACCGCTATATGTATAATATCTAAAACCCAATGTGAGGGCAATACATTTACAATTTTCGCAACAAGAGTTTTGAAGAGATTTCTTAGACACAGAAAGACGTTTGTCCGAATCCAGAACACACAATATAATGAACTATCATTTCATAGGGTGTTCGAACcgcagtaacaacaacaacagcagcaacacaatTGGAGTTGAGTTCTTCAATTGCCCACTGTCCAAATATTGCCAGAACCCAGGAACGTTGCGCATTGTTTGCTCGTTATTATGGACGTGGCTGTTGATGTGAGCCTGGGAGCGGGAGCTGAGtttgggagtgggaatggaaCCTGGATGAGGACCACAAATCTTTTGTCTTGGCTccgcaaaaaacaaaaaagctcGTAACATAAATAAATCTCAATTAAACTGCAACCCCTTTTTCGAGGGAGGCGTTTCCCATGGCCAGGATAATAATCAATCAGCTAACAAGCGACTGTCGGTTCTACTCCTGGATTCCGTGTGGCTggtccccttccccttccccgaTCCATGATTCCCCTGTCAAAGATGTCTCTGGCAGTCACACCCCGAGTTTTCCCCGAGTTTTCGGCTGCCACTCTTTTCTATGCCACGCCATGCGGCACTTGCATGTTTATTATTTGGTTTGGCTTTTAGaagccggcccgatcccgacTCAGAAGAGTGGGATAGGTACAGGTAGAGGgcggaagaggaggagcaggaggaggggagggtaTGGGCCAGGCCAAGTCGCGACGACGTCACAGTCGTTAAGCGtgacttttgttgctgttgttgtttgtggtaTGCAAAATACCGACGACGGTAGAACGGAACGGGAACGTAAACAAAAAGCCGAACCTCCTCAAGACCAAGTCGAAGTCAAAGTCGAAGCCACTCCACGAACCGAACCCAAAGgcaaagaagaaagaaaagtCCCTAGAGGTGTTATGGTAACAACGAACCATGTATGCCCTATAAATGCTCGTATACTCGAAATACAGAGGAAGTTTTACCTCAGACAAATTGATTTGATATTGGAATACATATGGATCTTCGAAGATTAAAATATATCAACTTTTCAGCGAATCATTTTTGGTTAAATAAAGCTAAGAGCATGGCTATatatgaggaacaaattcctAGATGAAATATATGAATAGATTGCTTTGATAAATCCTCGAATTGTACCTTAAAAACTAGAATACAACTTTTTTATCGATTCATCTTATCATAAGAGGTAAAACTTTTGAAATCAGTTCCAATTAAtagttttcaatttcaatcttAAAGATATAcattgttcttcttttttataacattataattttatttgtaaacaAATTAACATTTTGCAAAGGGGAATCAGATCACGGGCTATTCAGGTGAGAGTGTGCCTCCCACAGTTGGTTTAACTAAACACGTTTTGTCATTGCCACAATGCACGAGCTGCCACAAAGCTGAAATACCCAACATCATCCAGGGAGAGGTGGCTTCGGCAACGTTGGCCGGCCTCGTCCATTCAGTCTTTTGCGAGATTTTATCGTGTGCGGACGTGTCTGCGGGTTTATTTGCGAACTCTTTGGCTATATATCATACGGGTCCCGGATTCCGCATCCCAAAGCTGCACGCGATTCTCATAGATGCATTGGCCAGCCGTTTGGCGCCACAGCCACAAATACAGCCGCACAGATTGGGAGTCGTCGTCTCTGATTTAACTTGCAAACGAAAAAGTGccaaaaccaaacgaaaactAAAGAAGAAGTTCAACGAGAGATATGAGTGCAACAATGGTGAGGACATATGCTGCGGCCTGGTTGCTCGGGTAAGTCTGGtgtctgtatgtctgtctgtctgtctgtctgtctgtgagGAGGAGTAGGGTCCGGCAGTGTCCGTGGCTTCCTTCCTTTTTAGTTTTATACCAACTTCATCCAGCCCCGCCGCTTCTTCTCGGTCTGGGTGAATGCGTCTGTGCCGGTGAACAAGACCTTCATCTCGAGCTCATCCAAGTCATCGGTCTGCGTGCTGTACTCCTGGCAGCTGGGAAAGGGTAGGGAAATCTATGGATTATTGTGTGTCGGCTGGGTCGCCTCTGAGTCACCTACTCGATGGGCATCCAGAGCCGTGGTAGACTGCAGTGTGGCGCTTTGACAAGCCTTTTGGTATAGGTGAGACCAAAACGACGCTTCCTTGCAGACTCAGAGGCAGTCCTAAGAGCAGAGTGGAGGTTGATTGTAGGAATTTTTATGGTTATGTTTATCGAATGAGTATCGTTATGGAGTTTAAAATCAAGTGTAAATAGTCGTTTAATACCTTCTCAACTGGCATTTGGCCTTAGCCTTGTCCGCCTTTTCCGAAGGAGCCTCCACCACTGGAAGTGTATCCCCGATCTGTTCGCACAACAACTCTGCAACTGGAAGTATATCCCCGATCTGTTCGCACCACGGCTCTTCCACTGGAAGTGTATCCCCGATCTGTTCGCACGACGGCGTGGGTGTGGTCGGTGGCTCTATTAAGCCCTCTTTGTGCCGATCGGCTTCTAATCGTAGCTCCTTCACCTCCATTAGACTGAGCTCCACCAGCTGATTGACTGTGTGCATCATCTCGTTTTCGATGAGGCCAGTTAGGTTTTGAAAGTCTTGGTGGATTACGTTCAAGGCATCCAAGAGCGGCTTCTGTACCTCTGCCTCAACGTATGTGGTCGTGGTCTGGGTGTGCAAGGATCGGTTATTAGTCGTGGTTTGCACGGCCACGCAGTTATTTCCCCGCACTGTCTGGATGCCCACACAGCAGATATCCGGGCTAGTTTGATTGCCATTGTCTCCTGTATTAGGAATCCATTGCGTGGATATGGTATTGCAATTCGGGGCCTGTCCCTGGCTACCGATGGACTTTTGTTCGATGTTTAATGTCTGCTGATAGCTGGAGTACATCAGAATGAGGTCAATCGTGTCCACCTCCACTGTTCTTTGCTCCAATTGACGCGTTTGGCTGCATTTGGGCACCTGGCTCGTTGCCAGT contains:
- the Hsdl2 gene encoding hydroxysteroid dehydrogenase-like protein 2; translation: MINSGKLAGRTLFITGASRGIGKEIALKAARDGANIVVAAKTAEPHPKLPGTIYSAAEEIEKAGGRAHPCIVDVRDEVQVRTAIQEAVAKFGGIDIVVNNASAISLTNTPNTDMKRYDLMHNINTRGTFLVSKECLPYLKKSNHAHILNISPPLSMLPKWFGPHVAYTMAKYGMSMCVLGMAEEFKNDGIAVNALWPRTAILTAAIEMLTGSESAQWSRKPEIMADAAYAILSREPKQFTGQFFVDDEVLEAAGIKDLKPYACVPENADNLMVDFFVEAKGATTETLAATAGASTPTAGSDSGKIPQLFQKIESLLSTEIVSKTQAVFQFNISGAEQGTWYLDLKNGSGSCGSGTPPATPDATLTMNSTNFFDMFSGKLKAAPAYMTGKLKISGDFQKALKLEKLMKALKSKL
- the LOC4800665 gene encoding uncharacterized protein encodes the protein MASCSYKEKVVRLVKCFCGCSDMTVEEVHRIYTLTNSVHETLLDAEATKLLRRFMELRRSGDKNEAEQYLEIYEKCAEFLQEEQRTFTQDEVDELCDLGLPYDLEQDLSKRMLSGQRTDISLGLYRIQGKCRNEIEASSDFRDFRDAIRDKMRRVPK
- the Sce gene encoding E3 ubiquitin-protein ligase RING1 isoform X2, producing the protein MTSLDPAPNKTWELSLYELQRKPQEIITDSTEIAVSPRSLHSELMCPICLDMLKKTMTTKECLHRFCSDCIVTALRSGNKECPTCRKKLVSKRSLRADPNFDLLISKIYPSREEYEAIQEKVMAKFNQTQSQQALVNSINEGIKLQSQNRPQRFRTKGSGGAGGGGGGNASNDSNSNTNSIDRENRDPGHSGTSATSANTSTSNVAPATSSATTGASTSANRMQVDDASNPPSVRSTPSPVPSNSSSSKPKRAMSVLTSERSEESESDSQMDCRTEGDSIDTEGEGNGELGINDEIELVFKPHPTEMSADNQLIRALKENCVRYIKTTANATVDHLSKYLAMRLTLDLGADLPEACRLLNFCIYVAPQPQQLVILNGNQTLHQVNDKFWKVNKPMEMYYSWKKT
- the Sce gene encoding E3 ubiquitin-protein ligase RING1 isoform X1, with translation MTSLDPAPNKTWELSLYELQRKPQEIITDSTEIAVSPRSLHSELMCPICLDMLKKTMTTKECLHRFCSDCIVTALRSGNKECPTCRKKLVSKRSLRADPNFDLLISKIYPSREEYEAIQEKVMAKFNQTQSQQALVNSINEGIKLQSQNRPQRFRTKGSGGAGGGGGGNGNSGGGGGGAGGVGGSAVGSGVGRNASNQLNVHDTASNDSNSNTNSIDRENRDPGHSGTSATSANTSTSNVAPATSSATTGASTSANRMQVDDASNPPSVRSTPSPVPSNSSSSKPKRAMSVLTSERSEESESDSQMDCRTEGDSIDTEGEGNGELGINDEIELVFKPHPTEMSADNQLIRALKENCVRYIKTTANATVDHLSKYLAMRLTLDLGADLPEACRLLNFCIYVAPQPQQLVILNGNQTLHQVNDKFWKVNKPMEMYYSWKKT
- the LOC4800667 gene encoding uncharacterized protein isoform X1, translated to MGRNVNIQIDLKELLAKSMADGPSGSHHGQWRVPCGKLRYAVHYTMKNGLLTILHISRRRCTPSRLSRIAKRLRRLMQAKKTPKVTFKNRGTQTLESRKVQKTKSSQTLDPAVIQKTKGSQTIDPVMIRETKGSQTIDPTMIQKTNGSQTDPTTIQETKGSQTPCSSMNQGTKASQAPESQTILENTGSQTSDPIMIQDNKASQFPESPRIQTAKASQTSQLATSQVPKCSQTRQLEQRTVEVDTIDLILMYSSYQQTLNIEQKSIGSQGQAPNCNTISTQWIPNTGDNGNQTSPDICCVGIQTVRGNNCVAVQTTTNNRSLHTQTTTTYVEAEVQKPLLDALNVIHQDFQNLTGLIENEMMHTVNQLVELSLMEVKELRLEADRHKEGLIEPPTTPTPSCEQIGDTLPVEEPWCEQIGDILPVAELLCEQIGDTLPVVEAPSEKADKAKAKCQLRRTASESARKRRFGLTYTKRLVKAPHCSLPRLWMPIDCQEYSTQTDDLDELEMKVLFTGTDAFTQTEKKRRGWMKLV
- the LOC4800667 gene encoding uncharacterized protein isoform X2 produces the protein MGRNVNIQIDLKELLAKSMADGPSGSHHGQWRVPCGKLRYAVHYTMKNGLLTILHISRRRCTPSRLSRIAKRLRRLMQAKKTPKVTFKNRGTQTLESRKVQKTKSSQTLDPAVIQKTKGSQTIDPVMIRETKGSQTIDPTMIQKTNGSQTDPTTIQETKGSQTPCSSMNQGTKASQAPESQTILENTGSQTSDPIMIQDNKASQFPESPRIQTAKASQTSQLATSQVPKCSQTRQLEQRTVEVDTIDLILMYSSYQQTLNIEQKSIGSQGQAPNCNTISTQWIPNTGDNGNQTSPDICCVGIQTVRGNNCVAVQTTTNNRSLHTQTTTTYVEAEVQKPLLDALNVIHQDFQNLTGLIENEMMHTVNQLVELSLMEVKELRLEADRHKEGLIEPPTTPTPSCEQIGDTLPVAELLCEQIGDTLPVVEAPSEKADKAKAKCQLRRTASESARKRRFGLTYTKRLVKAPHCSLPRLWMPIDCQEYSTQTDDLDELEMKVLFTGTDAFTQTEKKRRGWMKLV